The following coding sequences are from one Primulina eburnea isolate SZY01 unplaced genomic scaffold, ASM2296580v1 ctg567_ERROPOS1600000+, whole genome shotgun sequence window:
- the LOC140821452 gene encoding uncharacterized protein: protein MRVFVDGASNLSGCGVGVVLISPLEEKIKLASRIDSRVTNNEAEYEAVFAGLRAAREVGASRVIIYSDSQLATQQIKGAYEVKNEKMLKYLKLITAQASSLTDWSIEQIPREENAEADILAKLAASMTEISTREVLCFTQLVLSIEAETPPDQKNSWMTPIMEYIRHEKLPEDRAQAIKIKKQVPRFVLLNNVLYRRSFQGPLLKCLSEEEIEYVLREIHEGCCGENLGEMALSRKAILAGFWWPRMSQDAAQFVQKCQSCQHHSNFHHRPTANMQPISASCPFEQWGLDIVGPFPIARAQKKFLLVAVDYFSKWVEAEPLAKITEDEVMKFLWKSIETSYGLVYGSEAVLPVEIGQSSTRVESYSSNNDLSWTLELDLVEEKRDRAAIRMEAYRSRVMKSYNKHVRARDFQIGDMVMKKVKPVGDVGKLEARWDGPFKIIRRVSSGSAYYLEDSQGHTLKRPWNPFHLKKYYV, encoded by the exons ATGAGGGTGTTTGTTGATGGCGCATCAAACCTGTCAGGGTGTGGAGTGGGGGTTGTCTTGATCTCCCCATTAGAAGAAAAAATCAAACTGGCTTCGAGGATTGACTCTAGGGTTACAAATAACGAAGCAGAATACGAAGCCGTTTTTGCAGGGTTACGAGCTGCTCGGGAAGTTGGGGCTTCCCGAGTCATTATCTATTCTGATTCCCAATTGGCTACCCAACAGATTAAGGGAGCGTACGAGGTCAAGAACGAAAAAATGCTCAAGTATTTAAAGCTTATCACTGCTCAAGCGTCGTCCTTGACAGACTGGAGTATCGAGCAAATTCCCCGAGAAGAAAATGCAGAGGCCGATATTTTAGCCAAACTGGCTGCTTCCATGACAGAAATAAGTACCCGGGAGGTTCTCTGTTTTACCCAACTGGTGCTCTCTATTGAAGCAGAAACACCCCCGGACCAGAAAAACTCATGGATGACTCCTATAATGGAATACATAAGACATGAGAAGCTCCCAGAAGATCGAGCCCAGgctataaaaattaaaaaacaggTGCCCAGGTTCGTCCTTTTGAACAATGTTTTGTACAGGCGATCCTTTCAGGGCCCATTACTCAAGTGCTTATCAGAAGAAGAGATAGAGTACGTTCTCCGAGAAATACACGAGGGATGCTGTGGGGAAAACCTTGGTGAAATGGCTCTGTCTCGGAAAGCTATTTTGGCTGGATTCTGGTGGCCTCGAATGAGCCAGGATGCTGCTCAATTCGTCCAAAAATGTCAGAGTTGTCAACATCATTCTAATTTTCACCATCGCCCGACCGCAAATATGCAACCAATCTCTGCATCATGCCCTTTTGAACAATGGGGTTTGGATATTGTGGGTCCCTTCCCCATAGCTCGTGCCCAGAAAAAATTCCTCCTGGTGGCTGTGGATTATTTTTCCAAGTGGGTAGAGGCCGAGCCATTAGCTAAGATCACTGAGGATGAGGTCATGAAATTCCTGTGGAAGAGCATT GAAACCTCGTATGGCCTTGTCTATGGTTCAGAAGCAGTCCTGCCGGTGGAGATCGGGCAATCTTCCACTCGGGTAGAATCTTACTCGAGCAACAATGACCTATCCTGGACCCTTGAACTTGATCTGGTTGAAGAGAAGAGAGATAGAGCAGCCATCCGGATGGAAGCTTATCGCAGCAGGGTAATGAAATCTTATAATAAGCATGTTCGGGCACGAGACTTTCAGATAGGAGACATGGTCATGAAAAAGGTCAAACCAGTGGGTGATGTGGGGAAGTTAGAAGCCCGATGGGATGGACCCTTCAAAATAATTCGAAGAGTCAGCTCAGGATCAGCTTACTACCTCGAAGACTCTCAGGGGCATACCCTTAAGAGGCCATGGAATCCTTTTCATTTAAAGAAATATTATGTTTAA